The proteins below come from a single Micropterus dolomieu isolate WLL.071019.BEF.003 ecotype Adirondacks linkage group LG05, ASM2129224v1, whole genome shotgun sequence genomic window:
- the ano8b gene encoding anoctamin-8, producing MPDTGTGAAAAAAASGATTGDSSESSRHRHRAQQGDSERPEPGAAPPQASSGVLDKLFGKRLLQAGRHIMSHKSWMKTVPTENCDVLMTFADTTDDHTLLWLLNHIRLGIPELIIQIRHHKHTRVFAFFVTATYENLLRGAEEMGLRKAVKPEFGGGTRSFSCEEDYIYENIESELCFFTSQERQSIIKYWLDNLRAKHGEVLHNINFLEGQPIIPELSARGVIQQVFPLHEQRILSQLMKSWVQAVCEKQPLDDICDYFGVKIAMYFAWLGFYTTSMLYPAVIGFVLWMLTESDQTSRDICCVVFALFNVVWATLFLERWKRRGAELAYKWGTLDTPAESLEETRPQFRGVKRCSPITGCEEFYYPPWRRRVFRWLVSLPICILCLCFVFLVMLICFELQEFVMGIKEMPRLARFIPKIMLAITVTACDEVYRKIACWLNDMENYRLQSAYEKNLIIKMVLFQFVNSYLSLFYIGFYLKDMERLKEMLATLLIIRQFLQNVKEVLQPYLYERHKLGELTLRAVWDLLLSVLLKYARLAAGKAQASPTDQAMPGPGLRGTRPGLGPDRREKKCLNGGCGVPDEEEGGERDEADSGRFSEGETEEESVIDCGLKLRKVSFIEKVDRRPVCSAPPMDHNFLEEGSPTMVEKGMDPASVFEMCDDDDDNGIHDVKESGGGGTGVAEGINAAAAAAATSAAPLPSGSDSSTSLRHRRRGRSAERPEPKTKRESWIDPPEERESNTLTQAEMESCMQTYADTFQDYQEMFIQFGYVVLFSSAFPLAAMCALINNIIEIRSDAFKLCTGLQRPFGIRVASIGQWQTAMEVMGLIAIIVNCYLIGQCGQLQRLFPWLSPEMAIISIVILEHFAILLKYVIHVAIPDIPTWVREEMAKLDYQRREAFKKHERQAQQHYQQLQRRKREEEERQRQAEHMARRERERDDGKGDSSGDHHHDKSHSSKSRPGGGGGGSSGSDKPKRPSSLLANNNVMKLKQIIPLQSKFSSGGARSPQSPTGSEPKLPGFLSFKFLKSPENKKEGAAASAAAITATNATAASSSSSSSSGSSSQERSQSPSKAFNPGKLFNFGKSEGGTCVNGAQMPRSGEGSSQTSERQASRSDLNGVPDEIPSPGGEGSENGHSTDLDGSKV from the exons ATGCCCGACACGGGGACAGGCGCTGCTGCCGCGGCGGCCGCCAGTGGCGCGACCACCGGCGACAGCTCCGAGAGCTCCCGGCACCGACACCGAGCGCAGCAGGGAGACTCAGAGAGGCCGGAGCCGGGCGCTGCCCCGCCACAAGCCTCCTCCGGTGTACTGG aTAAGTTGTTTGGAAAGCGGCTGCTGCAGGCTGGAAGACACATCATGTCTCATAAGTCGTGGATGAAAACGGTGCCAACAGAGAACTGTGATGTTCTCATGACATTTGCAG ACACTACAGATGACCACACGTTGCTATGGCTACTGAACCACATCCGGCTGGGAATCCCAGAGCTCATCATCCAAATACGACATCATAAGCACACACGAGTCTTTGCATTCTTCGTCACCGCTACATATGAAAA TTTGTTGCGAGGTGCTGAGGAGATGGGACTAAGGAAAGCGGTAAAGCCAGAGTTTGGCGGAGGAACACGAAGCTTCTCCTGTGAGGAGGACTACATCTACGAGAACATTGAGAGCGAGCTGTGCTTCTTTACTTCACAG GAGAGACAGAGCATCATTAAATACTGGCTGGACAACCTACGTGCTAAACATGGGGAGGTGCTTCATAATATCAACTTCCTGGAGGGCCAGCCTATCA TCCCTGAGCTGAGTGCACGAGGGGTGATCCAGCAGGTGTTTCCTCTCCATGAGCAGAGGATCCTAAGTCAGCTGATGAAGTCTTGGGTCCAGGCCGTTTGTGAGAAACAGCCATTAG ATGATATCTGTGACTACTTTGGGGTGAAGATTGCCATGTATTTTGCCTGGCTGGGATTTTACACCACTTCTATGTTATATCCTGCTGTGATTGGCTTTGTGCTGTGGATGCTCACTGAGTCAGATCAG ACGAGCCGTGACATCTGCTGTGTGGTGTTTGCACTGTTCAACGTGGTGTGGGCCACTCTGTTCCTGGAGCggtggaagaggaggggagCTGAGCTGGCATACAAGTGGGGAACACTGGACACCCCTGCTGAATCCCTTGAGGAAACACGACCTCAGTTCCGG ggagTCAAGCGCTGCAGTCCCATAACAGGATGTGAGGAGTTCTACTACCCTCCGTGGCGGAGGCGTGTATTCAGGTGGCTGGTCAGCCTGCCCATCTGTatcctctgtctctgctttgTCTTCCTGGTCATGCTTATCTGCTTCGAACTACAG GAGTTTGTGATGGGGATCAAGGAAATGCCTCGGCTAGCCCGCTTCATCCCCAAAATCATGCTAGCTATCACTGTGACTGCATGTGACGAGGTGTACAGGAAAATTGCCTGCTGGCTCAATGACATGG AAAACTATAGACTCCAGAGTGCCTATGAGAAAAATCTCATTATCAAAATGGTTCTT TTTCAGTTTGTAAATTCTTATCTCAGCCTTTTTTACATTGGATTCTACCTCAAAGACATGGAGCGGCTGAAAGAG ATGCTGGCCACTCTGCTTATCATTCGCCAGTTCCTTCAAAATGTGAAGGAGGTGCTGCAGCCTTACCTGTATGAGCGCCACAAGCTGGGCGAGCTCACACTGCGAGCTGTGTGGGACTTGCTGCTCTCAGTACTGCTAAAATATGCCCGGCTGGCAGCTGGAAAAGCTCAGGCCTCTCCCACCGACCAGGCCATGCCAGGACCTGGACTGAGGGGCACTAGGCCTGGGTTGGGGCCAGACAGAAG GGAAAAGAAGTGTTTGAACGGGGGATGTGGGGTGCCTGATGAGGAAGAGGGAGGTGAGAGGGACGAGGCTGACAGCGGGAGGTTCAGTGAAGGAGAGACTGAGGAGGAAAGTGTGATCGACTGCGGTTTGAAGCTGAGGAAAGTCAGTTTCATAGAGAAG GTGGACAGAAGACCAGTCTGCAGTGCCCCCCCTATGGACCACAATTTCCTAGAGGAGGGGAGCCCCACTATGGTGGAAAAAGGAATGGACCCTGCCTCTGTATTTGAAatgtgtgatgatgatgatgataacggCATCCATGATGTGAAGGAGTCAGGTGGTGGAGGGACAGGTGTGGCGGAGGGAATTaatgctgctgccgctgctgctgccacCAGTGCTGCCCCACTGCCTTCTGGGTCTGATAGCAGCACATCGTTACGACacagaagaagaggcaggagcGCAGAGAGACCTGAGCCGAAGACAAAAAGGGAATCATGGATTGACCCccctgaggagagagagagcaacacgCTCACTCAGGCTGAGATGGAGAGCTGCATGCAGACTTATGCT GACACCTTCCAGGACTACCAAGAGATGTTTATCCAGTTTGGCTACGTGGTGCTCTTCTCCTCGGCCTTTCCACTCGCTGCCATGTGCGCTCTCATCAACAACATCATTGAGATCCGCAGTGATGCCTTTAAGCTCTGCACTGGTCTGCAGAGGCCTTTTGGAATCAGAGTAGCCAGCATCGGCCAGTGGCAG ACTGCGATGGAAGTCATGGGCCTGATTGCCATCATAGTGAATTGTTACCTGATTGGTCAGTGTGGTCAGCTTCAGCGTCTCTTCCCGTGGCTCAGCCCTGAGATGGCCATCATCTCCATTGTCATCCTCGAG CACTTTGCCATTCTCCTAAAGTACGTCATTCATGTGGCCATCCCTGACATTCCTACATGGGTAAGAGAGGAGATGGCCAAACTGGATTATCAACGCAGAGAGGCCTTTAAG AAGCATGAGCGGCAGGCGCAGCAGCATTACCAGCagctgcagaggaggaagagggaggaggaggagaggcagaggcagGCGGAGCATATGGCCCGCAGGGAAAGGGAGCGGGATGACGGCAAGGGCGATTCCTCTGGGGATCACCACCACGACAAAAGTCACAGCAGCAAATCACGTCCCgggggtggaggtggtggaAGTAGCGGGTCGGACAAGCCCAAGAGGCCCAGCTCTCTGTTGGCCAATAATAACGTGATGAAGCTGAAACAGATCATCCCACTGCAGAGTAAGTTCTCCTCAGGTGGTGCCCGCTCCCCTCAGTCACCCACTGGCAGTGAGCCAAAGCTGCCCGGGTTCCTGAGCTTCAAATTTCTCAAGTCACCTGAGAATAAGAAGGAAGGTGCTGCGGCTTCTGCGGCTGCCATCACAGCCACTAACGCCAcagcagcatcatcatcatcatcttcatcatcaggTAGCAGCTCTCAGGAGCGTTCTCAGTCACCCAGCAAAGCCTTCAATCCTGGGAAACTGTTTAACTTTGGGAAATCTGAGGGGGGGACGTGTGTAAATGGGGCTCAGATGCCCAGATCCGGGGAAGGATCATCACAGACGTCAGAAAGACAAGCATCCAGGTCTGACTTGAACGGCGTTCCAGATGAGATCCCCTCACCTGGAGGGGAAGGGTCAGAGAATGGACATTCAACAGACTTGGACGGCTCTAAAGTCTAG